From Saccharomyces kudriavzevii IFO 1802 strain IFO1802 genome assembly, chromosome: 11:
gaatcaaagaaagggaaaaaggGCCAGCATGTTGGATGCTGTGGCTCCAGGACAGACCTGTCGGCAGACACAGTGGAACTGATAGAAAGAATGGACAGATTGGCTGAAAATGAGGCCACAGTCTCCGCGTTACCGTCTAGTTCCCAGGAGAGAAATAGCAGTGACAGGTACAGAGAGTATTGCAGCAGCGATGAGGACAGCAACGCGGGCATTCATGACGGTACCACTGCTAATACTGCTGATAGTATCAATGCTGATACTGCTGatagtgccaatgctagtgccaacgctagtgccaatgctagtgccaacgctagtgccaatgctagtgccaacgctagtgccaatgctagtgccaacgctagtgccaatgctagtgccaacgctagtgccaatgctagtgccaacgctagtgccaacgctagtgccaatgctagtgccaacgctagtgccaatgctagtgccaatgctagtgccaacgctagtgccaacgctagtgccaatgctagtgccaacgctagtgccaatgctagtgccaacgaGGACGCCAATACAGGCGGCAATGCTGAGAGTAATAGAATCCATCCAGTCACTGACATTATTAAAGAGCCATATAAGCGGAAAGGGAGTCAAATGGTTTTTCtagagagaaagaaactgaaagcACAGTTTCCCAATACTTCTGAGAATACGAATGTATTAGagtttcttggatttcGGTCTGACGAAATTAAACATCTTTTCCTCTATGGTATCGATATATACTTCTGCCCAGAGGGAGTGTTCACACAATACGGATTATGCAAGGGCTGTCAAAAGATGTTCGAGCTCTGCGTCTGCTGGCCTCGCCAGAAAGTATCGTATCGGAGTATAGCTTGGGAAGCACTAGCTGTGGAGAGAATGCTGCGAAATGACGAGGAATACAAGGAATACTTGGAAAATATCGAGCCATATCATGGGGACCCTGTAggatatttgaaattttttagcGTAAAGAAGAGAGAGATCTACTCTCAGatacaaagaaattatgcTTGGTACCTGGCTATTACTAGAAGAAGGGAAACAATTAGTGTATTGGATTCGACAAGAGGCAAGCAAGGGAGCCGAGTTTTCCGCATGTCTGGAAGGCAAATCGAAGAGTTGTATTTTGAAGCATGGAGCAACTTGCGCGAATCGAAGACGGGGGTGCTGCAATACTTTTTGAACTGGGACGAGAAAAAGTGCCAGGAAGAATGGGAGGCAAAAGACGCTACGGTCGTTGTGGAGGCGCTCGAGAAACTTGGAGTTTTTCAGCGTTTGCGTTCCATGACAAGCGCTGGACTGCAGGGTCCGCAGTACGTCAAGCTGCAGTTTGGCAGGCATCATCAACAGCTGAGGAGCAGGTATGAATTAAGTTTAGGAATGCACTTGCGAGATCAGACTGCGCTGGGAGGTACCCCATCTAAACTGCCGCATTGGACGCCTTTCCTCTCGATGCTAATAGGCCTGTTCtacaataaaatattccGGCAGAGACTGGAGTATCTTTTGGAGCAGATTTCGGAGGTGTGGTTATTACCACATTGGCTTGATTTGGCAAACGTTGAAGTTCTCGCTGCAGATAACACGAGAGTACCACTGTACATGCTGATGGTAGCGGTTCACAAAGAGCTAGGTAGCGATGATGTTCCAGACGGTAAGattgatatattattatgtaGAGATTCCAGCAGAGAAGTTGGAGAGTGATGGACGTTGTTATAGCTGTCACTGATTATGTATTGTGTAGTATATTATAAGAACATTTTGGGAGaatatatgtttttttctaaatttcACTGTTTTGATTTAATGTTGGTTGCACAGTAGTAGCGAGAGACAACTGCGAAGGGGAAGGTTAACAAGacaaccaagaaaaagtaaacaaaaaatagagGTAGTGAGTGAGTAAGAGTTTCGCAAGAATATTAATGATTTGTAGCAGTGAGTAAGCAAGATGGTAGATCACAAGAGGATGTAAGGTTTGTAGTCTTGGTTGAAGGGTATCTGGAGTAGTTTAGGCTGAGGAAGCGGCAGAAGGTAGAAAAGGATACGTCATGGTTCGATGTGCTGAAAGTATGGCCGTATGGGCATGAAGGAAGAGAATCGCATGACTAAGGGCATGAGTATGGGaaatgttggaacaatagtcaactatccatcaattaccgCTACAGCttattaatacattcaatcacgtaactagaagattatcatatacggtgttacgaagatgacaagaattatcagaccagtgaaagaagattctaAAAATCAATTATGCAGAAATTCTGACAAACCGACAATCAAGATGACACTTGCTCAACTTGAATACAACGGCAGTATCCCCGCCGAAACATTTCAAATAACGGTCACCACAATTCTTGCACTCCGCATCACCGAATGATTCGATAAGTCTACATGATGCGCAAAAGCAAGAGATGCCAATCAGCGCTACTAGTAATCTCCACTTtaattttcagaataaTGCTCGGACGTCAATAACCGCACTAAACACTCGAAACATAACTGGCTAACCAAAATATCACTGCTTACCTCACTAAAAATACTTTAGAACTATCCGACGGTACTATCCTTGCCCCTATTGTTAAACATGGAGACTTTTACTGGCTCTCCAAGGACTTTTTAATTCCGTCAACCTTACAGAGGCAAACTGCTAATAACGTTAACACCAGCAAATCTACACATAAATATCCGTACGCTTTGATTCATCGAATGCTTGGGCATGCAAACGCTAGAACAATTAGACATTCTCTCAAGAATAGTTCGATCACATACTTGAGAGAATCGGATGTAGACTGGTCTGATTCTACTACTTATCAATGTCCAGACTGTTTAGTTGGCAAAAGCACTAAACATAGACATGTCAAAGGATCACGACTAAAGTACCAAGAATCTTATCAACCCTTTCAGTACTTACATACCGATATATTTGGCCCTGTTCACCATCTGCCAAAGAGTGCACCTTCCTATTTTATCTCATTTACTGATGAGAAGACGAGATTCAAATGGGTTTATCCATTACTCGATCGTCGTGAGCAATCTATTTTAGAcgtatttacaaaaataatagccTTCATTGGCAATCAATTCAATGCCAACGGTTTAGTCGTACAAATGGACAGAGGACCCGAGTACACTAACAAGAGCCTccgtaatttctttatggAACGCGGTATAACTCCATGCTatacaacaacagcagatTCCAGAGCACATGGTATTGCTGAACGATCAAACCGTACCTTATTAGACGACCGTCGCACACATCTACGGTGCAGCGGTTTATTAAATCGTCTATGGTTTTCAGCAGTCGAATTCTCCACCATTAtcagaaattctttaatttcgccaaaaaacaagaattacCCACGACAACATGCTGGTTTAGCAGGACTTGATATCAGTACTCTATTACCATTCGGTCAAACTGTTGTAGTCAACAATCACAGTCCcggttcaaaaatttgccCTCGTGGTATTCCTGGTTGCGCCTTACATCCATTACGAAACTCATATGGTTATATTATCTATGTtccatctttgaagaaaacaatagacACTACTGATTACGTTATTTGGCATGATGAACAATCCAGATTGGACCAATGCAATTATGATGCACTTACCTTTGATGCTGATATCAATCGCTTAACCGCTCCTTATCTATTAAGCTTCgtcaatctttgaaagaacctCCACCTATCCACTCTCGTCAAACTAATTCCAGTTTGGGTGGTATGGATGATTCTAATGTCTTTACAAATACCAAAGGTAAGAAAAGAGCATGCATAGTCTAGAACCACCAAGGTCAAAAAAACGTATTCATTTAATTGCAGCTGTAAAGGCGGTAAAGTCAATCAAACCATTCCGAACGACCTTAAGATATGATGAAGCAATCACATATAATAAGagtaatgaagaaaaggagaaatatACTGAAGCATATCATAAAGAAGTTAACCAactattaaaaatgaatgctTGGGAAACAGACAAGTATTATGATAGAAACTCGATGGGttccaagaatatgatAAGCTCAGTGCTTGTATTCAACAAGAAGCGTGACGGAACACATAAGGCTAGATTTGTTGCAAGAGGTGACATACAGCATCCCGATACATATGATCCGGGCATGCAATCCAATACTGTACATCATTATGCACTGATGACATCTTTGTCACTTGCATTAGATAATGACTACTATGTCACACAACTAGACGTATCCTCCGCTTACTTGTATGCCGACATCAAAGAGGAATTATACATAAGACCTCCACCACATCTAGgattgaataataaattactaagtttaaagaaatcactTTATGGTTTAAAACAAAGTGGTGCAAACTGGTATGAAACTATTAAATCATACTTAATAAAGCAATGTGGCATGGACGAAGTACGTGGATGGTCGTGtgtgttcaaaaatagtcAAGTCACAATATGTCTATTCGTTGATGACATGATATTATTCAGCAAAGATCTAAAAGCGAATAAGAAAGTCATAGCAAATCTCagaattaagaaaaaaaaaaaattaaagccATGACCTCTTGGAGAAGAGCAAAGTACCTCTGAGTAGTAGCAAGGCAACGTCTCCATATTGAGTCTCAATCCTTCCAAACATGTTGCCTAGAGTCTTCGTGTTGGCCAAATCAATGGCTACGGTCCAAAGTCGTGGGAAGACTGTGTCGTGGGAAGACTGTGTCGTGGGAAGACTGTGTCGTGGGAAGACTGTGGCCAGGAGGCTAGGTTATCAGGGAACATGATGACGGGACAGAGAAGGTAAGCCGAAACAATGGATAATAACAGTTTTCATCAGAGAGAGGAGGGCTACAAGGCCAAATAGAAGTAGTTTCGTCTGGTGAGCTGGCCAagtggcttttttttttttcgtttcgcGTTTTGGCTGAAAGGCCGGGTAAAGATGAATAGGGCTTGGAGGAGAAGTAAATGAGGGCTATGTAAACGTTTACTAGGGCTACTTAGGGTTATGTAAAAGTATGATAGGGCTAAAGAAcagaattttcatcatcatcattttcattttttaattttggtTAGAAAGCCGGGTAAAGTGAAATGAGGTTGGAAGAGagtgtgtgtgggtgtgtgtgtgtgtgggtgtgtgtggggtgtgtgggtgtgtgtgtgtgggtgtggtgtgtgtgggtgtgggtgtgtgtgggtgtgtgggtgtgggtgtgtgggtgtgtggtgtgggtgtgtgtgtgtgtgtgggtgtgtgtgtgtgggtgtggtgtggtgtgggtgtgggtgtgtgtgtgggtgtgtgggtgtgggtgtgtgggtgtgggtgtgggtgtgtgggtgtgggtgtgggtgtgggtgtgggtgtgggtgtgggtgtggtgtgtggtgtgggtgtgtgggtgtgggtgtgggtgtgtggggtgtgtgggtgaggttgtgtgtgtgtggggtgtgtgtgtgtgtgggtgtgtgtgtgggtgtggttGGGTGTGTGGGTTAGGTTGGGTGTTGTGGTGGGGATATATATGTTACCTTATTGCACGCTGGATGGTATTAGACAAGGCCGTAGGGACATATTGCACCGTGGAAGTAACTTTGTACGAAAGCTGTCAttatttcctctttagGCACTTTGGGACGGAAAATTTGGCCGAAGATCTTGCGtcaaggaattttttttatagtggGATATTGCACCAAGGAAGTAACTTGATAcgtattttcttattaaGCAGGgtaatatattttcttttttttcgaggTGGAGCGTCGGGCAAGTTAAGGGAAATTTTCGGAGAAGGTTGTCTGACgcgttatatatataagtgcGCCAAAAAGGTCTACCTTACTTCGCAGCGTAAGGCCATATACCTAATAAGGAAATGTAATTCAtaagtttttattatattggtCTTTTCGAGAGCGGAAGAAGCTGCAGGCTGAGCGCGTAATTTCTTGGAGCGACCAACAGGTCCATGTTTAAAGTATCAAAGAGAATATCCATGAAGCGGCTTGAGCAATGAACAGAATCCTGGTTCTCCTCGACTAAGCAGATGGTTGAGATACTGCGCACcatggaaattgaagaagaagtacGTACTGACcagtttatttttgcagGCCAGAAATCAAGCGATGAATGACAATACCCAGGGAGAAACAGACATCCTCTGTTTTCTATGTTGTGCTTGAAGGAGTCATTACTAactgaattttctttggtgcTCGCTGCATAATTCTGCATCTTCTCAATAGATACattttcagatgatgataagGTGGAAACTGGACAATCTTTTGCTTATATTGATGGATTTCTTGTCAAAAAGCATAACAATCAACATACTATTGTTAATTTCGAaacttacaaaaataaaatgaaaatttccgATAAGCgtaagtttgaaaaagtaaactTTGAGGAGTTTGAGTCGGCTCtcaataacaaaaacgaCTTGGTACATTGTCACTCAATAACTTTATTTGAATCGATCCGCACGGAAGTGCGATCATTCTACGAAGACGAAAAGTCTAGTCTAATCAAGGTGGTAAAATACAGAACTGATGCAATGGATAggaaaagatcttttgaaaaaattgtcattgCCGTCATggtcaagaaaaatgtacAAAAGTTTCTGACGTTTGTTGAAGACGAACCAGATTTCCAGAGCGGACCAATCCCTTCAAAGTATCTCAttcccaagaaaatcaacttgATGGTCTACACGTTGTTTCAAGTAcatactttgaaatttaatAGGAAAGATTACGATAccctttctcttttttaccTCAACAGAGGATACTATAGTGAGTTGAGTTTTCGTGTCCTGGAACGTTGTTACGAAACTGCGAGTTCCAGGCCGAACGACAGCTCTACGATGCGTACTTTCACCAACTTTGTTTCTGGCGCGCCTATTGTAAGGAGTCTTCAGAAAAGCACCATAAGGAAATATGGATACAATTTGGCACCCTACATGTTTTTGTTACTACACGTAGATGAGctttcgattttttccgCATATCAAGCAAGTTTACCTGGCGGTAAGAAAGTCGACACAGGGCGGCTGAAGCGTGATCTATGCCCACGTAAACCCACTGAGATAAAGTACTTTTCACAGATATGTAACGATatgatgaacaaaaaagacgGATTGGGTGATATTTTGCATATTATCTTGCGAGCATGTGCGCTTAATTTTGGGGCGGGTCCCCGTGGTGGCGCTGgtgacgaagaggaagaggatcGATCTATTGCGAATGAACAATCCATTATTCCCTCTGTGGACGAGCATGGCTTAAAAGTATGTAAGTTGCGCAGTCCGAACACTCCACGAAGACTCAGAAAAACATTAGATGCCGTGAAAGCTTTATTGGTGTCCTCTTGTGCTTGCACCGCAAAGGATTTAGATATATTTGATGACAACAACGGCGTTGCGATGTGGAAATGGATCAAAATTCTGTACCACGAAGTAGCACAGGAAACCGCGCAGAAGGACTCTTATAGAATAACTTTGGTACCTTCTTCTGATGGTATATCAGTATGTGGAAAACTGTTTAATCGCGAGTATGTCCGCGGCTTTTACTTTGCATGCAAGGCTCAGTTTGACAGCCTTTGGGACGAATTGAACAAGTGCTTTTATATGCCTACAGTGGTTGATATTGCCAGTCTCATTTTGCGTAATCGAGACGTTTTGTTCAGAGAGCCAAAGCGGGGAATTGACGAGTATCTGGAAAAcgattcttttcttcaaatgatacCTGTTAAATATCGTGAAATTGTGCTGCCAAAGTTGAGAAGAGATGCTAACAAAATGACCGCGgctctgaaaaataaagtggCTGTTGCAATTGACGAGCTCACGGTGCCACTTATGTGGATGATCCATTTTGCCGTGGGATACCCCTTACCGTTATCCAGAGCTTCAGCTACTCGCTTTTGCCGGTCCTCAGCGCAACGTATACGTCGACGATACAACAAGACGCATCCAACTGTACACTGATTATAACAAGAACGGTTCATCGGAGCCTCGACTAAAGACACTTGACGGACTCACTTCAGATTacttgttttattttgtcaCTGTGCTAAGGCAAATGCAAATATGTGCGCTTGGTAACAGTTATGACGCCTTTAAACATGATCCTTGGATGGATGTCGTGGGATTTGAGGATCCAGATCAAGTAACAAATCGAGATACTTCGAGGATAGTTTTGTATTCCTACTTGTTTCTGAATACCGCGAAGGGCTGTCTCGTTGAATATGCAACTTTTCGGCAGTACATGATGGAACTTCCGAAGAATGCACCTCAGAAGCTGAATTTTCGGGAGATGCGTCAGGGGTTGATTGCCCTAGGGCGCCACTGCGTAGGTAGCAGATTTGAAACGGATTTGTACGAGTCGGCGACGAATGAACTCATGGCCAATCATTCCGTTCAAACAGGGCGAAAGATCTACGGTGTGGATTCCTTTTCGTTAACCAGTGTCAGTGGAACGACCGCCACTTTATTGCAGGAACGAGCTTCTGAGCGCTGGATTCAATGGTTAGGCCTTGAAAGCGACTACCATTGTTCCTCCAGTACTGCGAATGCGGGAGACGTAGCAGGTGAGGCGAGTTCAGATCatcgaaaaattttgagagtAACGCGAAAAAGGCCCCGAGAGCCCAAGAGCACAAACGATATCCTCGTCGCAGGCCAGAAACTCTTTGGCAGCTCCTTTGAATTCAGGGACTTGCATCAGTCGCGCTTATGTTATGAAATATACATGGCGGACACACCCTCTGTGGCAGTACAGGCCTCCCGGGCTATGGTAAGACGGAGTTATTTCATCTCCCCTTAATAGCACTGGCGTCTAAGGGCGACGTGAAATATGTGTCGTTTCTGTTTGTACCATACACAGTGTTTGCTTGCTAATTGCATGATCAGGTTGAGCCGAGGCGGTTGCTTGAATGTGGCCCCTGTCAgaaactttattgaagaaggttaCTATGGCGTTACTGATTTATACGTGGGGATCTACGATGACCTTGCTAGCGCTAAGTTCACAGACAGGATAGCTGCGTGGGATAATATTGTTGAGTGCACCTTTAGGACCAACAATGTAAAGTTGGGTTACCTCATTGTAGATGAGTTTCACAACTTCGAAACGGAGGTCTACCGGCAGTCGCAATTTGAGGGCATA
This genomic window contains:
- the SKDI11G3180 gene encoding integrase catalytic domain-containing protein, which encodes MLGHANARTIRHSLKNSSITYLRESDVDWSDSTTYQCPDCLVGKSTKHRHVKGSRLKYQESYQPFQYLHTDIFGPVHHLPKSAPSYFISFTDEKTRFKWVYPLLDRREQSILDVFTKIIAFIGNQFNANGLVVQMDRGPEYTNKSLRNFFMERGITPCYTTTADSRAHGIAERSNRTLLDDRRTHLRCSGLLNRLWFSAVEFSTIIRNSLISPKNKNYPRQHAGLAGLDISTLLPFGQTVVVNNHSPGSKICPRGIPGCALHPLRNSYGYIIYVPSLKKTIDTTDYVIWHDEQSRLDQCNYDALTFDADINRLTAPYLLSFVNL
- the SKDI11G3195 gene encoding uncharacterized protein; its protein translation is MKISDKRKFEKVNFEEFESALNNKNDLVHCHSITLFESIRTEVRSFYEDEKSSLIKVVKYRTDAMDRKRSFEKIVIAVMVKKNVQKFLTFVEDEPDFQSGPIPSKYLIPKKINLMVYTLFQVHTLKFNRKDYDTLSLFYLNRGYYSELSFRVLERCYETASSRPNDSSTMRTFTNFVSGAPIVRSLQKSTIRKYGYNLAPYMFLLLHVDELSIFSAYQASLPGGKKVDTGRLKRDLCPRKPTEIKYFSQICNDMMNKKDGLGDILHIILRACALNFGAGPRGGAGDEEEEDRSIANEQSIIPSVDEHGLKVCKLRSPNTPRRLRKTLDAVKALLVSSCACTAKDLDIFDDNNGVAMWKWIKILYHEVAQETAQKDSYRITLVPSSDGISVCGKLFNREYVRGFYFACKAQFDSLWDELNKCFYMPTVVDIASLILRNRDVLFREPKRGIDEYLENDSFLQMIPVKYREIVLPKLRRDANKMTAALKNKVAVAIDELTVPLMWMIHFAVGYPLPLSRASATRFCRSSAQRIRRRYNKTHPTVH
- the SKDI11G3190 gene encoding uncharacterized protein, translating into MHSLEPPRSKKRIHLIAAVKAVKSIKPFRTTLRYDEAITYNKSNEEKEKYTEAYHKEVNQLLKMNAWETDKYYDRNSMGSKNMISSVLVFNKKRDGTHKARFVARGDIQHPDTYDPGMQSNTVHHYALMTSLSLALDNDYYVTQLDVSSAYLYADIKEELYIRPPPHLGLNNKLLSLKKSLYGLKQSGANWYETIKSYLIKQCGMDEVRGWSCVFKNSQVTICLFVDDMILFSKDLKANKKVIANLRIKKKKKLKP